Within Fusarium keratoplasticum isolate Fu6.1 chromosome 8, whole genome shotgun sequence, the genomic segment TGTCTTGCGTGAACGATGATTTTAAAAGGTGACAGGTGACCGGAGAGAACGCTCAGGCAAGGAAATGCCCGAAAAAGCGCCACTGACATATATGGCATCTGATAGTAACGGTTAGCCCCAAGGTATTACTGCAAGTGATAAACTCAACTCGTCCAAGCGACGGGTGGGCTGCGTGCGGTGGTGTCACAAGCTGGGAGGCCGACTTGGCATCACATGGTGCCACGAGGGTCCTAGCAACCTACTTGGAGTCCTTTCTCTACTTTATGATAATAAAAGTAGTACTTCAGatctcttttatttatttcttttataatacATATAGCTAGCCTTAGGGGGGGACATGCCAATATCTTTATGTGTCTCTTCTTACAGTCGGCTAAAAGTGTTCGGGATATTAATTAAAGCTGGGCATCATGATGCGATCTTTAAATCCCCGCGTCGATCTGAAGCTTGGCTTCCACGAACTGCGTTGGCGTTGACAAACACCAATATCTGTTTGCTTGGCGTGGCGGAATTCTCACATGAGAACGCACACGGGATCAACCGAACCAAAACTTTTGCAAACATTCCTGAGCCCGTGTAGAATTGACACTGATTGATTGTGCAGCTCTTACTACTGCCGGCCTCCCGCGCAGCCGTCACACTAACGCATCTACCCGCACTTTTCAACCTCACTTtccatctcagccttctttccttttccACCATCTTCACATCGCAAAGCAGCTTGAATATCTTCACAGCATTTTTCACTGGCCAATATTGTTCTCGCAAAGGGTCTTGCGCTGCGGGGAACGATTTGCGCGACATCTGTGACGACGCCTGCCGTTCAAGATGGTCGTGGACATGGGTGCCGGCGCCCTGCATATCAGGCCACTACCACCAGTTGCAACGCCTAGTGGCGTATCCCACCATGCAGATCTCTTGAAAGAGCATCATGCAAGTCATACCGAGACCCAGGAACTTCCCGATGCGACAGGTGAAGAGCCAGCACCATCCCAGGAAGAAGGCGCCGGGCCTGAGTACGTCGacaccgacgacgaagatgataTCTATCGGCTTGTCATCAATCCCGAGAAGCCTCGGAAAATCAGTGAGAAGAAGCGCCAGGACTCTGCTGCCCTGAAAGAGTGGGTGAGCCAGAACCAGCGCGAAGTCACCAGgtcttctgctgctgctctcaaCGACCCCAATTATCAGTCGGTCGCGCACCTCATCAAGACGAGCGAGAGCAGAAAGATCATCGCTACACCTCGAGAGTATCAGATCGAGCTCTTTGAGCGGGCCAAGCAGAAGAACACCATCGTGGTCCTGCCCACTGGTAAGTTCCTCGCTCTGTGTCGTGAGTGCGCTGACAGTGGCAGGTACTGGCAAAACACTCATCGCCGCGTTGCTTCTTCGACATTACCTCGAGCAAGAAGTGGAAGATCGAGCTATCGGAAAGCCCAAGAAGGTCGCCTTCTTCCTGGTCGAAAAGGTTGCCCTCTGCTACCAACAATATGCCGTCCTCAACTGCAACCTCGGCGAGCACCCCATCACCAAGTTCTGGGGCAACATGAAGGgcatggtgaagaagaagcagtaCTGGGATCAACAGTTTAGTGAGAACATGGTTGTTGTCTGTACGGCCCAGATCTTGGTGGACTGCCTTCTTGATGGGTTCATCAAGATGTCGCAgatcaacctcctcatctttgacgaggcgCATCATGCCAAAAAGGATCACGCCTATGCCCGCATCATGAGAAATCACTACATTCGCTACCAGGGGGAGCGACCAAGAATTCTCGGTATGACTGCTTCGCCTGTCGACTCGCAGACAAAGGACGTGAAAGCAGCTGCCCTCGAGCTGGAAACCTTTCTTTGCAGCGAGATTGCTACTGTTTCCAACGAAGTGTTGATGGAAGCCATGTGCCAACAAAAGCAAGTCGAAGAGCGAGTCAACTACGAGTCACTGGAGTTTCCAGAAGACGCAAAGACGCAGCTGTGGGACTTGATATGGGCCCAAGTCCTCCGTAATTCACAGTTCAAGGTATCACTCGAATTCACCAAGGAAGCTGCATCAACACTTGGCAGCTGGTGTGCCGATCGATACTGGATCCTTCTTCTCACTGACAATGAGACCAAACGGCTTGTGGCCAGGACTGATCGCGACTTTTCTAGGGACTTTGCGACAAACCAGGCAGACCACGCGACAGAGGCCGTTCGACGTGTCCGAGATATTGTCAAGAAGCGTGAACTCCCCCCGATTGAGCCATCCTCACCTGAGCTAtctccaaagatgaagaagctACACGAAATCTTGTTGCACGCCTTCACGCGAGACGGCACCAAAAGGTGCATTGTGTTTGTTGAGAAGAGACACACGGCTTGGCTTCTTTCAGACCTGTATCAGCAGCAAGGAATGAGGATTCCAGGAATGGTCGCCTACTACATGGTGGGTTTTTTAGAAGTCGCCGTGTTCAAGCACTAACCTCCATAGATTGGTTCCCAatcagcttcatcaacccaCAGCAACATGTCACATCGCGATCAAGTCGTGACTCTTCAAAAGTTCAAGCGAGGCAGCATCAACTGTCTCTTTGCGACTACtgttgccgaggagggcatcgACGTTCCGGACTGCGACCTTGTGATCCGTTTCGACCTCTACAACTCAGTCATCCAGTATCTACAGTCCAAAGGGCGGGCAAGACAGTCAAACTCGAGATACATCACCATGCTGGAGGAAGGCAATATGGGACAGCTCAGAAGCCTGAAGCAGGCCGAGAGAGACTCTACAGCATTACAAAAGTTCTGTTTATCCCTTCCTGCCGATAGAAAGCTGGAAGACGATGTAGTGGACGCGGTTCAAGATGAACTGCTGGTCCAGAAAGTGTACGAGATACCTTCGACCGGGGCTCGACTTACCTTTGCTCACAGCATGGAAGTCCTCTCCAAGTATGCTGCATCTATCACGCCAGGAATTTCCTCCAAGGTTGAATTCACAGTCACCAAGCTTGGCCCAAAGTTCATTGCCGATGTCATCCTCCCAGATGCCTCGCCCCTCAAGGCAATGTCGGGGTTTCCGCAGCGAAGCAAGCTATTGGCTAAATACTCTGCGTCTTTTGAAGCTTGTGTAAAGCTGATCAAGGACAAACACATCGACGGACATCTTCAGCCCACTCTGAGCAAGACGATCCCCAGGATGCGGAACGCTCGACTTGCTGTGAGCTCCAACAAGAAAGCCGAGTACCCCATGCGACTTAGACCCGATGTTTGGAAGTCGCTTGGGGACTGCAAGGAGCTCTTTGCGACAGTCATTACGCTTGACAATCCAGGGGCTCTTGGAGAAGACCTTCTTAGTCGACCACTAATGCTTCTTTCGCGAAAGAAGCTTCCAGAGCTCCCAGGAGTTCCCCTGTTCTTTGGGAATGGGCGCTCGTCTGTGGCCAAACTGACAGTTTCCGAAGAGCCTCTGAAGCTAGCTGCCGAGGAGATTGACTCACTCACCAGATTTACCCTCAAGGTCTTTTCTGACGTGTTCAGTAAAGAATATGATGCCAACGCCGACCAGCTCCCTTACTTTCTAGCTCCTTGTAAGGATGGCCACAGCTCGGTTTCCCAAGCCGTTGACTGGAGTATTGTCGAAGCCACCAAGAACGACAGCCTCCCCTGGGAGAATGCACCGAAAGAGTTCTTTGTAAACAAGTTTGTCACCGACCCCTACGACGGAGGACGCAAACTTGTCATCAAGGGAATTGACGAGTCGAAGAGGCCTTCTGATCCCACGCCCAAAGGAGTGCCAGAGTCGAGAAGTCGATCGTATCGTCAGGTGGAGCCCACGATCAAGGAGTACAGCAACAGTCTCTACTACAACACTCGTCTCAAGGTCAAGTGGAGAGAGGATCAACCTGTTGTCAAGGCACAGCTACTGTCGCTCCGACGAAACTACTTGGACGAGTTCCAAGTCGATGAAGAGGTCAACAATGATTGCTTTGTGATCTTGGAGCCTCTTAGAGTCTCGCCGGTAAGCAATCCCCTACCTTCATCGGCCGTCGCTAACTAGTAAGATCCCTCTCGACGTAGCCTTTATGGTCATGGCGTTTCCAGCCATCATCCATCGCATCGATTCCGCCCTCATCACCCTTGATGCTTGTGCCATGCTGGATCTCCCCATCCCACCTGTCCTGGCTCTCGAAGCTATGACAAAGGACAGCGACAATTCAGGGGAGCACGATGAAGAGCAGGTCAACTTCCAGCCTGGCATGGGCAACAACTACGAACGACTAGAATTCCTAGGCGACTCATTTTTGAAGATGGCCACAACTATTTCTCTCTTTACTCTCATTCCTGAGAGCGACGAATGCGGATATCACGTTGAGCGCATGATTCTAATCTGCAACCAGAATCTATTCAACAACGCTGTTGACCGCAAGCTCCACGAGTACATCCGATCTAAGGCGTTTGACAGACGTACATGGTACCCTGATCTCCCactgaagaagggaaaggcaCCAAAGACGGAGATGCGACACAATCTGGCCGACAAGTCCATCGCCGACGTCTGCGAAGCGCTCATCGGAGCTGCTTACCTCTCTGGCAAAGGGGGCAGCATGGACTTGGCGGTCAAGGCCGTCACCCGTATGGTCAAGAGCAAAAACCACAAGATGGAGAAATTTGAGGATTACTTTGCCGCCTTCAAGATTCCAGCCTGGCAACAGGCCGACGCCAACGTCAACCAGCGCCGTCTGGTCGACTGTGTAGCTGATGCCGTTGGATACCGCTTCAAATGGCCAGCACTTCTCCGGAGTGCATTCAAgcatccttcttggccgtatGATTCCGTGCCAAACTACCAACGCCTCGAGTTTCTAGGCGATGCCCTGCTGGACATGGCCATTGTCGATAACCTGTTCCAGCGGTTCCCTCAGGCGGACCCTCAATGGCTCACTGAGCAcaagatggccatggcctcgaaCCAGTTCCTTGGGTGTCTCTGCGTGAAGCTCGACCTGCACAAACACCTTACATCTACTACATCCTCATTGATCGGGCAGATAAGTTCGTATGCGAGTGAGCTTGAGCTGGCCGAAGAAGACGCGCGTCAAGAAGCCAAGGCAAACAAGACTGCCATGCGCAAAGATTTCTGGCTCAGGGCATCTGCGCCGCCCAAGGCCTTTGCGGATGTCATGGAGGCTCTCGTCGGTGCCATGTTTGTCGACGCCAACTACGACTACACGGTTGTCCGCAACTTCTTTACACGCTTCATCGAGCCGTACTTTGAGGACATGGCACTATATGATTCATTTGCTAACAAGCATCCTGTCACGTATCTGTCCAAGAAGATGCAGCAAGATTTGGGCTGCACCAACTGGCGTGTCAGCGCGGAGAATGTTCCTTGCGGTGTGGAGGAGGGTATCGCTGCCCTGACAGAGAGCGACGTGGTGGCTGTATTTATGGTACACCAGAAGGTCATTGCCAACGCGACGGCCAAGAGTGGACGTTACGCCAAGATTGCTGTGGCGAAGCGGGCTCTCGCGATGCTTGATGAGCATGAGGGCGACTTTGAGACGATGAAGCGTGCTCTAGGATGCGATTGTAAGCCTGGGGCAGTGCAAGATGATGTTAATGATCATGGAACAGCAATCTAGATTTTAGATTGAAGGGGTATGAGAGATGAACTGGCTGGGTTAGAGGAGTCCGGTGGGTGTCTGGGACATTGGTTGGGCTGTGTCACTTGGGCGCGTATCAGCGATTGTCATGGTGAGGACTGAATCACCTTGCGCAACTTATGTCACTATAGAAGCTAATACAGCGTTCACTCTGACTCTCTTGGCCAATATTCCCTGTCGTGTTGCACAAACCTCGCGTCAGAGCCCCCTGGCCAGCCCTCATAACACCTTTGCCCAAGCCCCTCGGTCATCCAAACAACCACTAGCCCTGTTGGCCAAATGGTAAGGCGTCGCACTCGTAATGCGAAGATCAGCGGTTCGATTCCGCTACAGGGCATGTGACGAGGAAATAAGCCTGAAAAGGgatttcttttttgtttttgaGACAAGTTTTTGATGTTGGTAGCTTTGGTGATGgtcgttgttggtgttgaggcgtTAGGTGAAAGGCTTAGGGGTTTAGGTTGCCTTTTTTGGGGGCGGGCACGTGCACGGTTGCGGGATGATGTCATAGGTTTGGCATTATGGGAAGGCGCACTTTGTTTTGCTTTTGAAGTCGTCGCGTCATTAGGCTTTGATGCATAAACTGGTGATGCTCTTTTCAGGCATTGTACTTGAAAGCagttcaagatgaagagttAGATGGTTAATTCTAGGGAGCGAGATTAATGGGCTTGAGCTGAGAGCTTCAGCTGGGTGGAGATAGCGGGGAGCCGGAGAGAGATGTTGAACGGGACGAAGATGGGCAATCTTGATCAGGCGAACCGGGGGAGATTGATGGGCCAGGGACCTCCGGTAGATGAAGAAATACCGAATTGCCACTATGATCAGCGTGACCCTTGCCAACCGAGATGCTCTTCAGCCAGCCCCAGGTATCAAGGCAAACCGACGCGATACAAACCACACAGTGATGAGAGTGTTAGCTCACGATCTCTTCGGATATTTTTagcctcatctccaaccgAGCTCAACGATTTGTTTTAACATCTTCGCGTGGCTGGGGCTGAGCCGCTCGGGGGCGTTCGACATCTACCGATCTAGACTCTTGGAAGCAAAGATTTTCAGCTGGCAGCGCAATGTTTGCTTTTTTTGTCATCTCGATGGCGGAGCTGAATCGGAAAGTGAGGCGGAGATCAAGGTCCGTGCTGTAGATTTGGTTTCAAGGATACGGGTAGTAAATGTTTGATGTTGTGAATGTTACTTGTCCATTCATTAGATGCTTTGGATGCCCTCTCCCTATGCCTATTCGACTGCGATGCTCGTTGTGCTGTACATATCCATGCGCCTATTCCATGATacaaagaaaaaataattaaaaagggACGGAAATCGTCAAGTCGTCTAGCTTTATGTTCCCAAATCATCTTGCCATGAAAAAACTCCATACCTCATATGTCTCGTTAATCCTCTACATCCGCCTCGTCAGCATAACTCCTTGTATGTCGTCGACTCTGCGTCTCCATCTTGCGTCGGCGCATCTCCTTTCGTAGCTTGACTGCCGTGTGAATGTCAACCTTGgcgtcgtcctcctcggtgagacCGTATTGGTCGAGACCCAGGTGCCGCAGGTCAATGCCGAGGTCGGCCAGGGAGACAAAGCTTGGCCCGTGGGGCATGTCGCGCGCGCGCTCCCAGAACGAGTCGGAGCCTTCGTCGTCTGAGGATGAGCCGTTGCGGGGCTCGCGGCGCGGTGGGGAGAATGTGCTTGTGCGGCTACGGCGGAGATGTTGTTGGTGTCGTGTCTTTCGGGGCGTCGACTTGTTGCTCTTTGTGGTGCCTCTTGTGGTTGGGCGTTTTGGGCTCTTTGGTGTCTTTGGTGGCTTGATAGGCGCTGGTGGTTCTGCTGGGGCCTTGGGGATCGGGAGAGGTTCGAATAAACCGGGGAGACCGCCTCCTGCGATGCCGTAGTCTTCCTTGTATAATAGACCTTCCTCTCCGCGTCGCTTCTCCTTCCAGGCGACGAAAGAGTCGACAGAGTCCTCGCTGGCATCCGAGATGTAGTACTCGGCTTCTACGCCTGCGTTGATGGGGTGACTTAGATCCTGCTCCAGTTCCCGACGTGAGGGTACAAGAGTATCGGCGGAAAAGTCGTCTTCGGCAGCGTTGTAGTAGTTGTTCTGGTTTCCAAGAGTGGTCATTCCGCCGTTTTGTTCGCGCTCGTGGTTAATCTTGATTGACGGAGGAACAGATGCGTCGATGGAAGTGCTTGGTGTGTGCTGGCCCATAGACCTCGGGAAAGGATTGCTGGAGTAACCAGACGACATGGTGGTCGGTGTGATGCATGGTTGGGACTGGAGGGTTAGAGATGACGTCCGAACAGGAATGTGTTCggtgatgttgtcgaggcGTTGGTGTCGGAGAAGTGAGGCGCCGCCAATGGAGCGGTTGCGGGGTGGTTTATCCATGGACGAAGAGCTGGAAGGTCGTGAGGGTTGAGAAATGTCGCTGCGGGGGTAGAGAGAAAGAGTTGATGGGCCGTGATGCGTGTCGGGGCGGATGTGAGAAGAAtcatgacgaggaagaggatcaTGGCGAGGAATTGGTGGATCATGACGAGGGAGAATGAGATCTTGGCGTGAAAGATGTGAATCGGGGCGAGAGTATGAAGGATGCTCTGCCTGCTTGAATCGCACAGGGATGGCTATTTCATGTTAGCTTTATTCTATAATTTGACCAAAAGCACCTACTCGGACATGGTGCTGGTGTATCGAAAGCTTCGTCAACCAGACTCTCAATCTCAACCATCCCAATACTTCGCTGTCGACTCCGGCCTTCACTCGTCTTTGGACGAGACTTGGGCATCGGCGGTGGTGACAGAGGCGCTGAATAATTAAAATTTGATAATGAAGGATGTAAGCTGAGAGGTCTCGGTTTGGACGTGCGCGGTTCAGGTGGAGATGCGAATGCGTTGAATGATCTCCTCCGGTTCTTTAGAGACGCTGCTGTTTGCGATGATGTCTCGGGGCGTTTATCTAGACGTCGTTGCGATTTACTGGATCTTAGCATTTCTCCACCAATTGAGCCTGAAAATGACCTCCATGCTGTTGATGAACTCGTCGGTCTTGAAGATTCTCGAATCGTCCCTAGATCAAGATGAGGAATGCCAGGCGGCGGAGCGcaatcgtcgtcatcgtcgtcaaagcCATCATAATCGTGAACAGACAGTCCACCACTGTCCGAGGTCTGCAGCGTCAACCTCCCGCTACTGGAGAGACGGTAAAAGGCCTTGACGGCAGGGCTGTTAAGGTTCAGACCGTTCTCGCCAATGTTGCGCTCGGCAACGTCTTCCCCGTACTCGCGGGCGCCGGTGGCTGCGACGCGCGAGCGAAAGTTTGACGGCCTGATCTCGCCCTGGGCGTCTAGAACGTCGACGAACCGGCTGCCGTCCTGGAACGAGTCGACGGAGCTCTCACGGCGGTGGTGAGAGGGGATTGAGGGGACAGGAGGCGGTCTCTCTACTGTGCGCACGGCGGCGCGTGTCTTTTCGGGAACGCTCCAGGCTGAGTTTGTGCTGCGGATGCTGCGGGCGACGGACCTCGGACGCGAGGATAGACTGTTGGCGTGAGCTTGGTTTGGAGCTGTTGTTGGACGTCCTGGGGAGAAGCTGCGGAAGCGCGGGACCATTGGGGGAGGCGCGGCAGGGTCAAGGTCGATATCGTGATCGATTACAGAGAGTTGAGCCTGGCTGCGCTTCCTTGCCGCCTGCTGCAGCTGGTCCAGCACGTTGGGTCCATTTCCAGCGACGGGATAAGTTCCTGCATGGGGCCGTGTGAGTGGCGCCGTGATCCTTTGAACGAGGAGCTCACCTTGGATGGGCGGTATTGATGCGACTGTCGATTTGTAGGATTGACCCTTGATCTGATTCTGATTCTTGTCGGAGGAAGTCTTGCGCGTCAAGAAGCTAAAGAAGCCCATGATGTCGTTCGACAAGATGAGATTTTGTCTGCTGGTTGCAGGGAGAGAAGCAGCACGTTTAAAGGAGAGGCCTCAGGGGACCCGCCGCGAGCATTCTGGCGCTCACGGGGAAGAGTAAAAAGGATGGAATGAAAGGCTATGAAATGGAAAAACGGGTGTTGGACCGTTCTTTTTGTAAAAGCAAGGGAGGGAAGAGTAGAAGAAACCTGGGGCGAACTGTTTCGACAGCCCACGCGCTGATTGGGGAACAGGGcctcagaagaagaaaaggaaaaaggaaaaaaaagatggCTTGGACTCGGTAGGTAGGGTCAGTCTATTAGCTGGAGATCTTGATCCACGGAAGCGGATACATGCATATTCTCGACGTTCTCTTGGGAAGACAAAGCCAAAAAAGGGAGAGTCAGTGACAGGAGAGGTGTGCCTGTCTCTGGCCAGCCCGGCGGTAATCATGACGCGAGCCAGAAAAGATCCGTGCGGACCGACAAGAGATGGGGGACCCAAAACCTCCATGGCATGAGATGGACAGGTACCCGCTAGGAAATAGGGAGAAGGGACCCGATGTTCAATCGTTCAAGGATGAGGTGCAGTAGCGGGCTTTCTCCCCCCTCTCTAGCGGCCAAGCCCAGTTGATTGACAATTGACAGCCTGGCCCGTGGCAGCCTGTGAATGGGCTATGAAATGCATGCAAATGCCATTCGACACTGTTTCCTCTGTGGTAGATTCCTCAATGAGATATGGCAGCCGAGTTGTGTCTCAGGACAATCTATCCACCCACCGCTTTTCCCCTCTTTCTACGGTCCAACAGTAGGTACAGAAACTCGACAACTGACAGGGGGCGTTTGACTTGCAGTCAAGAGGGTGGTACCCCTGAACTCTAGACCCGCCCCTTGAAAGGGAaccaagaaagaaaaagcTGACGCAGGGACCAGGGGCTCAGACAGGACCGGACTATTCAAGTGCCACGAAGCAGAGATGACGACGGGATTTGCTTGGACGAGACTAGTTTGACCTGAAAGGACGCCAGAGTATGCTTTGCAGGTGCTGATCGATGGGAAGCCGTCAGTTGTCTGGATCCATCCCCCTCAAACGTCTAACGCCATCAAAACTGTTCGCTTTGGTCGCTAGAACGCTCAGGGACGACGAACGGGTCTCGGCCTCCGGGGTCTTGGTTCGCCGGTACGTGCGCGTGCGCCGTGCTACCTGACACTTGACTCCCACTTTGGCGAGCGAGGGGGTGTATTGAAACCCCCAGCGAGTCATGTCTCGAGTCCACGTGGAGgacatggtgatggggaTTCTCCCGTCTAGCGCGGATCCAACCTTGATGCCAAATTGGGGGGGGGGATCCGTGCCACTCTCCTGGGACGAACGGTAGGAGTTCTGTGTCTGTGATTTTTGTGGTTTTGCTATCTTCAAGTCTGTCAGGAGGGGGTATTTGCGTCTGTGTGTTAGTGTGGCAGATGTGAGCACCATTAGCGAGAAAGACTCGTCTCTGAGACATTGAGGAATCGACAAGCAGCTACCCGAGTCATTCTAACCTGGCTTGCGACGTGGTAATATCGCCTGCTACCGTCCTAACCAGGGCAAATTCCTCTATGGTTACCTCGTTACGAGAAAGCTAGCTAGCTAGGCTGGTCATCAACTTGCG encodes:
- a CDS encoding Dicer-like protein 1, whose amino-acid sequence is MVVDMGAGALHIRPLPPVATPSGVSHHADLLKEHHASHTETQELPDATGEEPAPSQEEGAGPEYVDTDDEDDIYRLVINPEKPRKISEKKRQDSAALKEWVSQNQREVTRSSAAALNDPNYQSVAHLIKTSESRKIIATPREYQIELFERAKQKNTIVVLPTGTGKTLIAALLLRHYLEQEVEDRAIGKPKKVAFFLVEKVALCYQQYAVLNCNLGEHPITKFWGNMKGMVKKKQYWDQQFSENMVVVCTAQILVDCLLDGFIKMSQINLLIFDEAHHAKKDHAYARIMRNHYIRYQGERPRILGMTASPVDSQTKDVKAAALELETFLCSEIATVSNEVLMEAMCQQKQVEERVNYESLEFPEDAKTQLWDLIWAQVLRNSQFKVSLEFTKEAASTLGSWCADRYWILLLTDNETKRLVARTDRDFSRDFATNQADHATEAVRRVRDIVKKRELPPIEPSSPELSPKMKKLHEILLHAFTRDGTKRCIVFVEKRHTAWLLSDLYQQQGMRIPGMVAYYMIGSQSASSTHSNMSHRDQVVTLQKFKRGSINCLFATTVAEEGIDVPDCDLVIRFDLYNSVIQYLQSKGRARQSNSRYITMLEEGNMGQLRSLKQAERDSTALQKFCLSLPADRKLEDDVVDAVQDELLVQKVYEIPSTGARLTFAHSMEVLSKYAASITPGISSKVEFTVTKLGPKFIADVILPDASPLKAMSGFPQRSKLLAKYSASFEACVKLIKDKHIDGHLQPTLSKTIPRMRNARLAVSSNKKAEYPMRLRPDVWKSLGDCKELFATVITLDNPGALGEDLLSRPLMLLSRKKLPELPGVPLFFGNGRSSVAKLTVSEEPLKLAAEEIDSLTRFTLKVFSDVFSKEYDANADQLPYFLAPCKDGHSSVSQAVDWSIVEATKNDSLPWENAPKEFFVNKFVTDPYDGGRKLVIKGIDESKRPSDPTPKGVPESRSRSYRQVEPTIKEYSNSLYYNTRLKVKWREDQPVVKAQLLSLRRNYLDEFQVDEEVNNDCFVILEPLRVSPIPLDVAFMVMAFPAIIHRIDSALITLDACAMLDLPIPPVLALEAMTKDSDNSGEHDEEQVNFQPGMGNNYERLEFLGDSFLKMATTISLFTLIPESDECGYHVERMILICNQNLFNNAVDRKLHEYIRSKAFDRRTWYPDLPLKKGKAPKTEMRHNLADKSIADVCEALIGAAYLSGKGGSMDLAVKAVTRMVKSKNHKMEKFEDYFAAFKIPAWQQADANVNQRRLVDCVADAVGYRFKWPALLRSAFKHPSWPYDSVPNYQRLEFLGDALLDMAIVDNLFQRFPQADPQWLTEHKMAMASNQFLGCLCVKLDLHKHLTSTTSSLIGQISSYASELELAEEDARQEAKANKTAMRKDFWLRASAPPKAFADVMEALVGAMFVDANYDYTVVRNFFTRFIEPYFEDMALYDSFANKHPVTYLSKKMQQDLGCTNWRVSAENVPCGVEEGIAALTESDVVAVFMVHQKVIANATAKSGRYAKIAVAKRALAMLDEHEGDFETMKRALGCDCKPGAVQDDVNDHGTAI